The Cetobacterium ceti DNA segment GATCAGCGTCAACTCCTAATTGCTCAACAACTATTTCTCTGATTTTATCTAACATGTTAATCCTCCTTGAATTCTATATTTATATATATAATATTAACAAATTTAACAACTGTTTTCAAGCTTTATTAAGCTATATTTTCTAAATCTTCTAACTTCTCAATGTTTTTTACAATGATCTCTTTATCGATTTTTTTAATTAATCCTGCTAAAACTTTCCCTGGTCCAATTTCATAAATTTCAGTTACACCAGCAGCTTTTAAATTTTTAATAGTATCAACCCATTTAACTGGTCCAAAACTTTGAGAGTATATCTCCTCTATCATTTCTTCTGGAGTAGTTATTTCTTTTCCTGTTGTATTAGCCATTAAAGGTATTAAGCTATTTTTAAAATCATATTTTAAAGCTTCTTCCTTTAATTTCTCTCCAACTGGTTTCATCAGTGATGAATGGAAAGGTCCTGACACTGCTAAAGGCATAGCTCTTCTAGCCCCTGCTTCCTTTAAAGCTTCACAAGCTTTATTAATTGCTTCTACCTCTCCGGCTATAACTGTTTGTTTTGGCTCATTGAAGTTTACCGCTTCAACAATTCCATCTATATTTTTTAATACTTCAACAATAGTATCTGATTCTAATCCTATAATAGCTGCCATTCCTCCATTTACTGAAGAAGCAACATCATTCATAAACTGTCCTCTTGCTGCTGTTAGTAAAACTGTATCCTCAAGAGATAAGAATCCTGCTGCACCTAGAGCTGCATATTCTCCTACAGAGTGTCCAGCTACGAAATCCGGCTTTATTCCCTTTTCTTGTAAAAGTTTATTTAAAACTAAACTCATGGCAACTATTGCCGGTTGAGTATTTTTAGTTTCCTTTAAAGCACTTTCAGGACCATTAAACATTACATCTTTAAGATCGAAGTTCATTTTATTAAAAATATTATCAAACTCTTTTTTTGCTATTTCATTGTTTTCATAAAGCTCTTTTCCCATTCCTACATATTGCGTACCCTGACCTGGGAATACAAAGGCTATTTTTGACATACCCTTTCCTCCTTTATTTATTACACCTGTTTTTTAATATAACATAGAGTTTCCCCTATGTCAATTTTTTTGTTTTTAATAACACCATTTTATAATTAAAGAACCGTATGTTAATCCTGCTCCAAATCCAGTTAAAGCAATAACATCACCTTTTTTAACTAATCCTTTTTCTAAAGCTTCTCCTAGAGCTAATCCAATTGAAGCTGAAGATGTATTTCCATATTTATTTAAATTTAAATAGAACTTATCCACAGAAATTCCTATTCTTTTTGCTGCTGCTTCTATTATTCTTACATTTGCCTGATGAGGGAATACCATTGAAATATCTTCTGGAGTAATATTTGCACTTTTCATAGCCCCTAAAGTAGCTTTTGGTAATGCTTTTACTGCAAACTTAAATACTTCTTGTCCCTTCATTTTTAAGAAGTTTTCTCTTTTTTCTAAAACTTCACTTGTTACAGGAGTTTTACTTCCACCAGCAGGAGTTCTTAGAGCTCCTCCATCTTCTCCTTCTGCTGCTAAATAATGAGATAAAATTCCATATCCCTCTTCAACTTCAGAAAGTATTGCTGCTGCTGCTCCATCTCCGAATAATACACAGGTATTTCTATCTTCCATATCTATAGCTCTAGATAAAACCTCTGTTCCTATTACTAGGATTCTTTTATACATATTACTCTTTATAAGAGATGATCCCATAGTTAATCCATATACAAATCCACTACAAGCTGCATTTATATCAACTGCTGCTGCATTTACAGCTCCTAATTTTTCTTGAACTAAACAAGCTGTATTTTGAATTAAATAATCAGGAGTTCCTGTAGCTAAAATTATAAAATCTATATCTTCAGGATTTAAATTTGCAGCTTTTAAAGCTTTCTTTGAAGCTTCTACAGCTAAATCTGATGCTCCTTGGTCCGGTGCAGCAAATCTTCTTTCTTCAATTCCTGTTCTTGTTTTTATCCATTCATCTGAGGTATCAACTATTTTTTCAAATTCATAGTTAGTCATTATTTTTTCTGGAACATAAGTTCCTAAACCAACTATTCCTACATTTTTAAAACTCATTTTTTTCCTCCTTGCATTTGTCTATAGCAACTTTAACCTGTTCTATAAAGTTATCCTTGGCAAATTTATTAGCAACTTTAATAGCATTTTTAAAACCATTTTCATCAGAATTTCCATGAGCTTTAATAGATATTCCATTTAATCCTAAGAAAATAGCTCCTCCATACTCTGAAGAATCCATTCTTTTTTTCATCTTTTTAAATATAGGCTTTAATAGTAGAGCTCCTATTTTACCTCTAAAACTTTGCCCAATTTCTTCCTTTAAAAAGTCAAAAATAAATTTAGCAACTCCCTCTGAAGCTTTTAAAACCATATTCCCTGTAAATCCATCAGTTACAACAACATCAACTTCACCATTCATCATATCTCTACTTTCAATGTTTCCATAGAAATTTATATAGTTATGTTTTTTTAAAAGTTCAAAGGATTCTCTTGTTATTTCGTTTCCTTTTCCCTCTTCTGTTCCTATATTTAATAATCCAACCTTTGGATTTTCTATATCTAGTAACTCCTTTGCATAAACTGATCCCATTAGGGAAAATTGATTTATAAATTCAGGTTTACAATCGGCATTAGCTCCTACATCCATAAAAACAATTTGTTTATTTTTAGCTGGAAAAACTGTAGCTATAGCCGGTCTTAATACACCTTTTATTCTTCTTAATTTAAGTTGACTTGCAGTTATAAGCGCTCCTGTATTTCCACCTGAAACACTGGCATCTGCTTCTCCACTTTTAACCAAATCTAACATTACATTCATAGATGCCTTTGGTTTTGATCTTACCCCTTGTACAGGGTCCTCATCCATTTCTATTATATCACATGTGTCTTTTATTTCAATACGGTCACTTGTATAGGAATTCTTTTTTAATTCCTCTTCTATCAATTCCTTTTTCCCCACAAGTATTATTTCTAGATCACTGATTTCTTTCAATGCTTCTATAGCCCCAAGAACCGGTTTTGCTGGTGCAAAATCTCCTCCCATGGCATCCAAAGCTATTTTCATACTATTTCACCTCTAAAATTTTTACTTATGCCTTATATTATACATTATTTATAAAATAAAAAAAAGCAAGATTTTACCATCCTGCTTTTTTTTAGTCTCTTCAATTACTCAGCTGTTGCTAAAACTTGCTTTCCATTGTAATCTCCACATGATAAACAAACTCTATGTGGTCTTTTTGGAGCTCCACACTTTTCGCAAGTTGCTAAAGCTGAAGCAGTCATAGCGTGATGAGATCTTCTCATGTTTTTCTTAGCTTTCGAAGTCTTTTTCTTAGGTACTGCCATCTTAGTTTCCCTCCTACTAAATCAATATTTAAAATTTAATTTTTTATTTGTAATAATTGCTGCCATCTTGGGTCTATTCCATCATCCCCATACTGCTCTAACATTGTAGTGTCATCACAAGATGGTTCACATGTTGGATATAGAGATAGCTCAAGTATTATATGCTCTCTAACTAAATCTATAATTTCTAGCTCTCCATTTACAGCTTCATTTATTACCTCATCCTCTAATTCTTCCTCTTCTCCTAAAGAAGAAAGGTATCTAGAATAAGATTTTGAATCTAAAAATTTTTCTTGGAAGTCTCCCTTTACAGTTTCAAGTAAAGGTTCTAAACACTTAACACATTGAGTTTCGATTACTCCATGGTAATGGCACTCAAGGATATAAGCATCCTCTTCCCTATAGGCTATCCCATTTATAGAAACAGGTTCCTTTAGAGAAACTCCATCAATCTTATCTACTGTAAAATCAAAATTTATCTTTGATCCATTCATCAAATCATTAATTTTTACCTTCAAAGACGACCTCCTTATATTACGATACCTAGTTATTTTACTAGTTTTTTTACATGTTGTCAAGTAGATTTTCTTAACAATCTCCTACACGTTAAATAGGAATTCCATTAAATCTCCATCTTGAACTATATACTCTTTTCCTTCTAATCTAAGTACTCCAGCCTCTTGAGCACCTTTCCATCCAGAATATTTTATAAAGTCGTCATATGAAACAACTTTAGCTCTAATAAATCCTCTTTCAAAGTCAGTATGAATCTCTCCAGCTGCCTTAGGAGCCGTATCTCCTATTTTAATAGTCCAAGCTCTAACTTCTTTTACTCCAGCAGTAAAATATGTTTGAAGTCCTAATAATTTATATCCTGCTCTGATTAATCTATTTAATCCAGGCTCTTCTACTCCAAGAGCTTCTAGGAAATCTTTTCTATCTTCCTCTTCCATCTCTTGTAATTCAGCTTCCACTTTAGCTGAAACTACAACAACTTCAGATCCTAATTTTCCTGCATACTCTTTTACTTTTTCTACATATTCGTTACCTGTAGCAAGTTCATCTTCAGATACATTTGCAGCAAATATCATAGGTTTAACTGTTAAGAATTGATAAACTCTCATAAGTTCTGTCTCTTCCTTAGTTAATTCCAATGTTTTAAGCATTTTATATTCATCTAAATGAGCCTTACATTTTTCTAATACAGGCATTAATTCCATAGCCTCTTTTTGCTTAGCCTTATATAATTTAGATTGTTTTTCAATGGCTCTTTCTACAGTTTCCATATCTGCTAAAATTAATTCTCCATTTATGATTTCAATATCTCTTATTGGATCTACTGAACCACTTACGTGAACTACATTTTCATCTTGGAAACATCTTACTACTTGACATATAGCCGCTGTAGTTCTTATGTTTGAAAGGAATTTATTTCCTAATCCCTCTCCCTTTGCTGCTCCTTCAACTAATCCTGCAATATCAACAAATTCAACAGTTGCATTCATAACTCTTTGAGGATTGATTATTTTAGATAATTCATCTAATCTTCTATCAGGCACTGTTACCATTCCTACGTTTGGTTCTATTGTACAGAATGGATAGTTTGCTGCCTCTGCTGCTCCAGCTTTTGTTATGGCGTTAAATAAAGTAGATTTACCAACATTTGGAAGACCTACTATTCCTATTCCTATCATCCCTGCCTCCTAAATTTTCTTTTACTATAAATTTTATCACATATGAAAATTTTTGTAAATACAGTATGAATTTTCTTTGAAAAAAAAGAAATTTTAAATAATCTAGAATATA contains these protein-coding regions:
- the fabD gene encoding ACP S-malonyltransferase, producing MSKIAFVFPGQGTQYVGMGKELYENNEIAKKEFDNIFNKMNFDLKDVMFNGPESALKETKNTQPAIVAMSLVLNKLLQEKGIKPDFVAGHSVGEYAALGAAGFLSLEDTVLLTAARGQFMNDVASSVNGGMAAIIGLESDTIVEVLKNIDGIVEAVNFNEPKQTVIAGEVEAINKACEALKEAGARRAMPLAVSGPFHSSLMKPVGEKLKEEALKYDFKNSLIPLMANTTGKEITTPEEMIEEIYSQSFGPVKWVDTIKNLKAAGVTEIYEIGPGKVLAGLIKKIDKEIIVKNIEKLEDLENIA
- a CDS encoding beta-ketoacyl-ACP synthase III — protein: MSFKNVGIVGLGTYVPEKIMTNYEFEKIVDTSDEWIKTRTGIEERRFAAPDQGASDLAVEASKKALKAANLNPEDIDFIILATGTPDYLIQNTACLVQEKLGAVNAAAVDINAACSGFVYGLTMGSSLIKSNMYKRILVIGTEVLSRAIDMEDRNTCVLFGDGAAAAILSEVEEGYGILSHYLAAEGEDGGALRTPAGGSKTPVTSEVLEKRENFLKMKGQEVFKFAVKALPKATLGAMKSANITPEDISMVFPHQANVRIIEAAAKRIGISVDKFYLNLNKYGNTSSASIGLALGEALEKGLVKKGDVIALTGFGAGLTYGSLIIKWCY
- the plsX gene encoding phosphate acyltransferase PlsX; translation: MKIALDAMGGDFAPAKPVLGAIEALKEISDLEIILVGKKELIEEELKKNSYTSDRIEIKDTCDIIEMDEDPVQGVRSKPKASMNVMLDLVKSGEADASVSGGNTGALITASQLKLRRIKGVLRPAIATVFPAKNKQIVFMDVGANADCKPEFINQFSLMGSVYAKELLDIENPKVGLLNIGTEEGKGNEITRESFELLKKHNYINFYGNIESRDMMNGEVDVVVTDGFTGNMVLKASEGVAKFIFDFLKEEIGQSFRGKIGALLLKPIFKKMKKRMDSSEYGGAIFLGLNGISIKAHGNSDENGFKNAIKVANKFAKDNFIEQVKVAIDKCKEEKNEF
- the rpmF gene encoding 50S ribosomal protein L32 is translated as MAVPKKKTSKAKKNMRRSHHAMTASALATCEKCGAPKRPHRVCLSCGDYNGKQVLATAE
- a CDS encoding YceD family protein produces the protein MKVKINDLMNGSKINFDFTVDKIDGVSLKEPVSINGIAYREEDAYILECHYHGVIETQCVKCLEPLLETVKGDFQEKFLDSKSYSRYLSSLGEEEELEDEVINEAVNGELEIIDLVREHIILELSLYPTCEPSCDDTTMLEQYGDDGIDPRWQQLLQIKN
- the ychF gene encoding redox-regulated ATPase YchF, with translation MIGIGIVGLPNVGKSTLFNAITKAGAAEAANYPFCTIEPNVGMVTVPDRRLDELSKIINPQRVMNATVEFVDIAGLVEGAAKGEGLGNKFLSNIRTTAAICQVVRCFQDENVVHVSGSVDPIRDIEIINGELILADMETVERAIEKQSKLYKAKQKEAMELMPVLEKCKAHLDEYKMLKTLELTKEETELMRVYQFLTVKPMIFAANVSEDELATGNEYVEKVKEYAGKLGSEVVVVSAKVEAELQEMEEEDRKDFLEALGVEEPGLNRLIRAGYKLLGLQTYFTAGVKEVRAWTIKIGDTAPKAAGEIHTDFERGFIRAKVVSYDDFIKYSGWKGAQEAGVLRLEGKEYIVQDGDLMEFLFNV